AATGATCAATTAGGAACATGGTATGAAAAAATTTGCAAGCTGACAAATAAAGATATGGCACTTCCAATGAATACTGGCGCCGAAGCTGTAGAAACAGCAATCAAAGCTGCAAGGCGCTGGGCATATGATGTCAAAGGAGTAGAAAATAACAAAGCTGAAATTATCGCTTGCGAAGGCAACTTTCATGGTCGAACAATGACAGCGGTTTCTTTATCTTCTGAATTTGAATACCAACGCGGCTTCGGGCCAATGCTCCCAGGGATTAAACTAATCCCGTACGGAGATATTGATGCTCTAAAGAATGCTATTAATGAGAATACGGCTGGTTTTCTTTTCGAACCAATTCAAGGAGAAGCCGGGATTATTATTCCACCTGATGGATTTCTAAAAGAAGCTTATGACGTGTGCAAGGAAAATAATGTCCTATATATTGCAGATGAAATTCAATCGGGACTTGGTCGAAGCGGAAAACTATTTGCTTGCGACTGGGAGCATGTTTCTCCAGATATTTTAATTCTCGGAAAAGCCTTAGGTGGCGGCGTTTTCCCAATTTCCTGTATTGTTGCCAACAATGACATTCTTGGTGTATTCAATCCTGGATCACATGGTTCTACTTTTGGCGGGAACCCACTTGCCTGTGCGGTTTCGATTGCATCATTAGAGGTTTTGGAAGAAGAAAAGCTAGCTGGCCGGTCCCTTGAGATGGGCAATCACATGCTCAATGAACTTAAGAAAATTAATAATGCAATCATAAAGGAAGTCCGTGGCAAAGGATTATTTGTTGGTGTTGAGCTTGCTGAAAGTGCTCGCCCATATTGTGAGGCATTAAAGGAGAAAGGTCTATTATGTAAAGAAACACATGAGAATGTTATCCGTTTTGCCCCACCACTTGTCATTTCTAAAAAAGACTTAGATTGGGCTATAGAACGAATCAAAGATGTATTACAGCCATAAAAAACAACATAGAGAATCGCAGAAA
This region of Oceanobacillus sp. FSL K6-2867 genomic DNA includes:
- a CDS encoding ornithine--oxo-acid transaminase, coding for MRSQEIIDQTQQFGAKNYHPLPVVISKAENVWVEDPEGNRYLDMLSAYSAVNQGHRHPKIIAALKKQADNVTLTSRAFHNDQLGTWYEKICKLTNKDMALPMNTGAEAVETAIKAARRWAYDVKGVENNKAEIIACEGNFHGRTMTAVSLSSEFEYQRGFGPMLPGIKLIPYGDIDALKNAINENTAGFLFEPIQGEAGIIIPPDGFLKEAYDVCKENNVLYIADEIQSGLGRSGKLFACDWEHVSPDILILGKALGGGVFPISCIVANNDILGVFNPGSHGSTFGGNPLACAVSIASLEVLEEEKLAGRSLEMGNHMLNELKKINNAIIKEVRGKGLFVGVELAESARPYCEALKEKGLLCKETHENVIRFAPPLVISKKDLDWAIERIKDVLQP